A segment of the Sanyastnella coralliicola genome:
TAGTCCGTAAATGAACCCGGCAGATACTGATGATTGGGCCATGACTCCGCTAATAGAGCAGAAGGCGATTGCGAATGCTATTATATATTTTTTCATCGTAGTAAGAAGTATAGTGATACCAGTACCATCAATGTTATGATACTGATGGTGAGTTTTTTAATGAAAGGTCGAGGCTTCTCATCCTTCCGTTGAATTATATCTCCGTCTGATGCGGATTGGGTGTGTTTATTATCTTTCATACCTACACTATGACAAGTTCCGCTCCAAGACTCTCGAAATAGTTTGAATTCTTAGATATACCTTGTTTATTAAGGGTTTTCGAATGTTTGTTCGTTGAATAGCAAGAACATAAGGGGGAGGGAATTGTAGAATACTTGCAACAGACTGTGAAGGAATTGGTCAACGGCGATATGACACAGAACGTTTTTATACTTGATGATGAAGATGATTTGCGGGGTTTAATTGTTAGATCTTTAGTGAAGAAAGGATTCAAGGTGGAGGATTATGCCACGGTATCAGCGATTATAGACAAATTGAATTCTGGTGCACGACCGGACATAATGATCTTGGATTACAATTTACCTGATGGAAGTGCTCTTGATGTTTTGCAGCTGGCAGGGTTCGACCCAAGAGAGTGCAATATTATTGTCATTTCAGGATCATTAGGTGTAAAGGAATCTTGCCTTGAACATGGCGCGGACGCGTTTATTCCCAAGCCGATTCGAATGAGTAACTTGTTCGCAGTTATAGATACACTAACAACTTAGATTCTATCAGATGAAAGACATTAATGTACTTGTCATAGATGATGATGTAGACATCTGTGGCTTACTTCAGCGATTTCTGGAAAGAAATGGAATGAAGGTGGAGACGACATTTTCAGGTAACAGCGGAGTGAAGCTCTTAGAAAGAAAGAAATTCGATGTTGTGTTAACTGACTTTAGACTTCCAGACCTGAGCGGGATAGAACTTATAAAGCGATTAAAAGCAACAAGGGTTTCAAGTGAGATCATTGTGGTCACCGGATATAGTGATGTGCGTAAGGCCATCGAGTCAATTCGTGTAGGTGCTTTTGAATATGTCACTAAACCGATTCAACCAGATGAGATCCTTGAAATTATTAAGGCTGCGTTCGATAAAAGCGAATCAAGGAGCAGCACAGCAGATTTACCAACTACAGAAACAAAAGTACCACAGGTTAAACCCAAGAAAAGTAGCAAGACCTACCTGACACCGAATAGTGCGTACGCGAAAGACTTGGATACCAACATTTCCATGGTTGCTCCTACTGACTTCAGTGTAATTATTTTAGGAGAAACTGGAACTGGAAAAGAGGTTGCAGCCAAATCAATCCATGAACGCTCAAAAAGATCCAATAAACCTTTTGTCGCAGTTGATTGCGGGGCCTTACCTAAGGAGCTTTCAGGTAGTGAGCTTTTTGGACACATCAAAGGAGCATTTACCGGAGCAATTAGTGATAAAACCGGTAGTTTCGAGGCGGCAAACGGGGGGACGCTTTTCTTGGATGAAATAGGGAACTTATCTTATGACAATCAAATCAAGCTTCTAAGAGTTCTGCAAGAGAGAAAAATCCGAAAAATTGGTGGAACGAAGGAAATAGAAGTGGATGTTCGCGTAATCGCGGCAACAAATGAGGATTTAGAGGAATGCATTCATAAAGAAGACGGATTTCGGGAAGATCTTTACTTCCGTCTCAACGAGTTCAAAATTAAGCTATTGCCTCTCAGAAATCGGAAAAGTGATATTCATAGTTTCGCTAACTTCTTCTTAGAGGAAGCAAATGAAACTCTCGGTAAGGAAATCAAAGGTTTTAGTGACAAAGTCGAGGAGAAATTTGAAAAGTACTATTGGTACGGAAATCTTCGAGAGTTAAGAAACGTGGTTCGTAGGTCAGCCTTACTTACCACAGGTGAATTTATTGAATTGGATGCTCTTCCTCAGGAAATCGTACATCCTAGTCAATTGGGTTATTTTGAAGATGTAGCTGAGGTTTCTGACGAAATAACAGATTTGAAATCGATTACTGAAGATGCAGAGCGAAAAGCAATAGAATCTGTGCTTGTGAAGACAAATTATAACAAGACTAGGACAGCCGAGATCTTAAAGATTGACCGAAAGACCTTGTATAATAAAATGGCTTCCTATGGAATTGACGTATAAAAAAAGGCTCTCAATTGAGAGCCTTTTTTTGTAAAGCTGTTAGTATTAGCTCTTAAACCAGTCGGAAATATCGTCCTGGATTTCTTCAAAGTCGTTTTCTACTCTGTCCATCCATTCATTCGTTTCCTCTTTGAACTGTTCCCAGTTCGAGTCGTTGTTATCGAGCTTGTCAAGTCGGTCATCTATTTGTTCTCCCAATTCTTCAAGCTCATTTTTTGCTTCGGTCCATTTTTCATTGACTTCATCTCCAGCGTTCTCCATTTTTCTTTCAAGCATGGCTAGTTGATTGTCAATGTTTTCGTCCATCTCTTCCAGAGATTCTTTTAATTCAGATCTGGAATCATGTACGTCGTCTTGAAGTTCTTCAATGGCTTGTTCTGTTTCTTCAACTAACTCTTGTGCAGGATTGTCATTTTGTTGGCATGCCCAAAAAGAGGTTAGACTAAAACAGATAGCGGCGAAATAAATTGCGGTCTTTTTCATTTTTATGTGGTTTAATTATTGTTTTCATTAAGTATGTGAAGCTGTGTATTACTCAGCCCCTTGCCTCCTCTAATTCCAAAATCAAGAGTTCTGATTGGGAATGGGATGCTGATATCTTCGCGCTCAAAAGCTTGTTTGATGGCAATAACTCCATCGCTCAACCCCTTGAGGTACTTTGACTGTTTGTGTTCGTCTACCCAGTATCTTACGGTAAAGTTGATACTACTATCTGCGAATGAGTTATAAAAGACGGTTACCTCTTTAGACTGATCCAGAAGATCTAGGTTTTCAATGGCTGTTTTCGCCACTCTCTGGGCCTTTTCAAGATTATCACCGTAACTAACCCCGACATCAAGGTCAATTCGTCTTTTCGGATAAAGAGTGTAGTTCGTCAATGCGTTCTGGAATATTTGCTTATTCGGGATAATTACATCTTGACCTCGAAAAGTGCGTATACGTGTTGAACGTAGGTTCATTTCTTGAACAATCCCTTCGTTCCCAGAAGTTTCAATGTGATCACCTATTGAGTAAGGCTTCCTTGTTGCAATTAAAACACCTGCAACAAAGTTTGAGGCTATGTCTTGGAACGCAAAACCTAAGGCGAGGCCCACAACACCAACACCTGCTAATAGAGATGTTACGGCTTTGTCTAAATGAAGGATAGATAAGGCAACAAAGGTACCAATAGCTATCACAGCGACATATAAAATGGTTCCGCTTAAGCGAACTAGAGAAGCGTTGTCTGTGAATTTGGATAGTAGTTTTTTTCCTGTACTGCGTACGAGGCGTGCTACTAACCAAAAAGCAACAACTACCAAACAAGCAATAACGAAGTTTGGTAACATTTCAATGAATGTGGTTGCCCATGACTCAAGCTTCGATGTGACGAGCTCAACGGATTCGGATATGGAAAAGTCTTCTAGCATGATTTGTTTCTATTTGACATACTAGAGTTCATAAACCTTGCCCTTTGGTTTAATTCGCTGTTAGACAGTGAGATAGAGTTAAAAATGGACTAAGGTCAATCCGTTTGTTGGAGACTCTTGACAACAAATTGTAGATGATTTCCTACAGCGGAAACACTAAAGTGAACGTTGTTCCTTTACCTAATGTGCTTTCACAGTTAATCGTGGCACCATGAGCTTCAATGATGTTCTTGGTCAATGTTAGACCAAGTCCCTTACCCGATGATTTTCCAGAGAAAAAAGGCTTCCAGATTTTCAGTTTTGTCTTCTCGTCCATACCAATGCCGTTATCACACACTTGAAACACAACACTTGATTCGGAACATTCAACTTTCAACTCGATTGTTGGAAGATCTTGGTTAGCAACAGCTTCGACAGCATTTTTAAGTAGGTTCGAAAGAGCGAGCAAAAACTTTTTTTCATCAACCTTGAAGGGGGCGCATGGACCTGTGGTAACCAGAAAGTTGATGTCTTCAATGGCAGTCCGATCGGCTATTGTTTTTGCAGCTTCCTCGGCAATTTTTTCGGGCGCTTCTTCATCTAGTCTTAATTCTGAAGGACTTGAACTATCGAGAATCAAATCTACAAGGTCATTTATACGCACCCCATTCCTCTTAATGATGTCGAGAAAATAGCTAAGATCATCTTGATTCAATTCATTATCCACACCAGATTCAAGTTGTTCCACAGAAAGTTGAATGTTGGTCAAAGGATTTCTAACCTCATGAGCAATTAAACGTGCCATTTTCTCTGCGAACTGTGCTTTCTCCCGATCTTTTTGCTCGGAAATAAGTCGCATCTGATCTGAAATGTCTTGAAGAAATACCTGAAATTGAATATCGTCTCCAAATTCAGTTTGATCTACTATACTAATGGTGACTTTCTTTGTCCCGAGTTCAGTCTGTATTTCAAATGGTCCTGAATTCTTCGAATCGAATAGACTTGCCGATACAATTTTATCATCATGGTTAAGTATATGAAACAGATTCATACCTGATGATGCATTCGGGTACCACGAAAAGAATGCGTCATTAAAAATGGCAATCTCTCCAGTCTTTCTCATTAGAACTATTGGATTCGTAGAATTCTTAAAAATCGACCGAAATTTGGTCTGCTCTCGGAGTAGCTCTTTGGATTGGATATCTCTGAGAATAGTGTAGCGTATTATCTTATCCAATAATTTCGAATTCAGATCTTCTTTGGCTAGATAGTCGGCTGCACCGGAACGAAGTGCCTCAAGATCGAGGTCTTGTTTTTTTTGCCCCGTGAGCAAGATATAAGGTGGGAGAGAGGATACTGACTTCTTTAAATCTTCAATTAATTCTAATCCGTTCTTGGCACCCAGGTAGAAATCGACGAAAAGAATATCAAACGGACGACTTGATAGCTGTTCGAAGGCTTCAGTTGGTTTCTTGGCCCAAGTCAATTCGAATTGAAAGGAGGTGTCGAAGAGAAAGTCTTCAATAAGAAAACGTTCATCTTCATCATCGTCGATTAGGAGAATCTTATAATGTTCGTTCGACATAAGGCAACTTCACAGTTTGCAACCAATATTTTTCAATTTGCTGCGCTATGTCTTTTAGCTCATTATAATGACTTGGTTTCGTGATGTACGAGTTAGCCCCAAGAGAATAAGTCAACTCGATGTCATCCGTATTCTCAGAAGTTGTGAAAATAAGGATGGGAATGTTTCTGAAGGCATGATTTTGTTTGATGACCTCCAAGGTTTGCCGGCCGTCCATTTTGGGCATATTCAGATCGAGAAGAATTATTCTCGGTAGAGTCTTCGAGTCTTCAGCTTGGCTTTGTTGTAAATAGGAGATAACCTCTTCGCCATTCTTGGCAAATTGGTACGTTATAGATGAATCAAGATCAGAGAGAGCGTCTTCTAAAATTAAACGATCGTCTGCATCATCTTCAGCAATTAGTATATCTGGGTAGCAAGTCATATCTACATGCAAAGTATCTATAAAATGGTTCAGTCTGACAATTATTGCAATGGAAGGAAGATAATGAAAGTGGCTCCTTGACCCGGAGACCCTTCTGCGGTGATGTGTCCACCGTGGTTTTCGATAATTTTTTTCACAATAGCCAGTCCTATGCCTGTACCTTTATATTCTTCTTTGCTATGTAGTCGCTGGAATATGGTGAATATCTTTTCGAGATACTCCTCTTCAAATCCAATACCGTTATCTGAAATGGTAATTTTATAGTATTGAGAGTAAGCGATCCCCGAGATGGTTTGCCAACCTTTGACTTCGCTCTTCTTGGCTTTTCTAGATGATACCTCAATCGATGGCTTTCTATCAGGAGATCGAAATTTTAAGGAATTCGAAAACAGGTTGAGGAAGACACGGTAGATTTGGTCTTTTGCACCATAGATTTTCGGAAGCTTTCCAACGACAATCTCAGCTTGTGTTTCTTCAATATTTACCTGTAAATCTTGAATCACGGTATCGATGACTTCGCTTAATTGGAATTCCTCTCCAACCGATTCTCTGCGGCCAATCCTACTGAACTCAAGAAGATCCTTTACAAGTTGTTGCATCCTCCCAGCCGCTTGGTTCATACGTTCGATGTATGATTGATCTCTTTCCGACAGATTGTTGGATTTTATCATCAATCGTTCACCGAAAGTTTGGATTTTTCTTAACGGTTCTTGAAGATCATGAGACGCTACATAAGCGAATTCTTCTAGCTGTGAATTCGACCTTTTGAGGTCATCAAGGAGGGTTTCTATTTCAATCGACTTCTTTTTACTGATGGAAATATCTCGGAAAGTTCCGTAGAATGAACTTTTTCCAAGTTCTAGATCCATTTTAGGGTCGTAGTAACACTTTATAGTACGAAATTCAATTGAAGAATCAACGGGCATGAGGGTGAATTCAAATGACAATTCCTCATCTGAAGTAAAGTCATATTTCAGTTTCTTGTACACATAATCACGTTCCTCTTCGATTATTATATCAAGAAATGCCTGCAAGGAAATACGCTCTGATTCGAACCCAAATAAAACTTGCCCCCCTTTACTGAATTCAAACTCCTCCTCATCAATTTTCCATTGGAAAGAAGCAAGTTTCGCAGCGCGCTCAGCAGAGTAGAGAAGCTCAAGGTGTCTTTCTCGATCAAGTTCAATACTTTTTCGAATGGTGATATCTAGTACAATACCAGTCATCGCCTTAGCACCTGTGCTTGAATCTATGTATGAACGACCACTACCTTCTATCCATTTAATTTCACCATTCGGAAGGATAATTCTGTACTGAACCTTAAATGGTGTTCCATTCGTGAAGTGATCTTCGAGTTTTTCGGAAATCACCTCTTTGTCTTCGGGATGAACACAATCGAAGAAAGTATCAACATTCGGCTCGCATGTCGATTCATT
Coding sequences within it:
- a CDS encoding response regulator gives rise to the protein MTCYPDILIAEDDADDRLILEDALSDLDSSITYQFAKNGEEVISYLQQSQAEDSKTLPRIILLDLNMPKMDGRQTLEVIKQNHAFRNIPILIFTTSENTDDIELTYSLGANSYITKPSHYNELKDIAQQIEKYWLQTVKLPYVERTL
- a CDS encoding mechanosensitive ion channel family protein, coding for MLEDFSISESVELVTSKLESWATTFIEMLPNFVIACLVVVAFWLVARLVRSTGKKLLSKFTDNASLVRLSGTILYVAVIAIGTFVALSILHLDKAVTSLLAGVGVVGLALGFAFQDIASNFVAGVLIATRKPYSIGDHIETSGNEGIVQEMNLRSTRIRTFRGQDVIIPNKQIFQNALTNYTLYPKRRIDLDVGVSYGDNLEKAQRVAKTAIENLDLLDQSKEVTVFYNSFADSSINFTVRYWVDEHKQSKYLKGLSDGVIAIKQAFEREDISIPFPIRTLDFGIRGGKGLSNTQLHILNENNN
- a CDS encoding hybrid sensor histidine kinase/response regulator, with protein sequence MSNEHYKILLIDDDEDERFLIEDFLFDTSFQFELTWAKKPTEAFEQLSSRPFDILFVDFYLGAKNGLELIEDLKKSVSSLPPYILLTGQKKQDLDLEALRSGAADYLAKEDLNSKLLDKIIRYTILRDIQSKELLREQTKFRSIFKNSTNPIVLMRKTGEIAIFNDAFFSWYPNASSGMNLFHILNHDDKIVSASLFDSKNSGPFEIQTELGTKKVTISIVDQTEFGDDIQFQVFLQDISDQMRLISEQKDREKAQFAEKMARLIAHEVRNPLTNIQLSVEQLESGVDNELNQDDLSYFLDIIKRNGVRINDLVDLILDSSSPSELRLDEEAPEKIAEEAAKTIADRTAIEDINFLVTTGPCAPFKVDEKKFLLALSNLLKNAVEAVANQDLPTIELKVECSESSVVFQVCDNGIGMDEKTKLKIWKPFFSGKSSGKGLGLTLTKNIIEAHGATINCESTLGKGTTFTLVFPL
- a CDS encoding PAS domain-containing sensor histidine kinase, with the translated sequence MSKPLERNQTWDAILDNNYFGVWDWPDVSQKKNLWSPSMYQILGLNESTCEPNVDTFFDCVHPEDKEVISEKLEDHFTNGTPFKVQYRIILPNGEIKWIEGSGRSYIDSSTGAKAMTGIVLDITIRKSIELDRERHLELLYSAERAAKLASFQWKIDEEEFEFSKGGQVLFGFESERISLQAFLDIIIEEERDYVYKKLKYDFTSDEELSFEFTLMPVDSSIEFRTIKCYYDPKMDLELGKSSFYGTFRDISISKKKSIEIETLLDDLKRSNSQLEEFAYVASHDLQEPLRKIQTFGERLMIKSNNLSERDQSYIERMNQAAGRMQQLVKDLLEFSRIGRRESVGEEFQLSEVIDTVIQDLQVNIEETQAEIVVGKLPKIYGAKDQIYRVFLNLFSNSLKFRSPDRKPSIEVSSRKAKKSEVKGWQTISGIAYSQYYKITISDNGIGFEEEYLEKIFTIFQRLHSKEEYKGTGIGLAIVKKIIENHGGHITAEGSPGQGATFIIFLPLQ
- a CDS encoding response regulator transcription factor, yielding MKELVNGDMTQNVFILDDEDDLRGLIVRSLVKKGFKVEDYATVSAIIDKLNSGARPDIMILDYNLPDGSALDVLQLAGFDPRECNIIVISGSLGVKESCLEHGADAFIPKPIRMSNLFAVIDTLTT
- a CDS encoding sigma-54-dependent transcriptional regulator gives rise to the protein MKDINVLVIDDDVDICGLLQRFLERNGMKVETTFSGNSGVKLLERKKFDVVLTDFRLPDLSGIELIKRLKATRVSSEIIVVTGYSDVRKAIESIRVGAFEYVTKPIQPDEILEIIKAAFDKSESRSSTADLPTTETKVPQVKPKKSSKTYLTPNSAYAKDLDTNISMVAPTDFSVIILGETGTGKEVAAKSIHERSKRSNKPFVAVDCGALPKELSGSELFGHIKGAFTGAISDKTGSFEAANGGTLFLDEIGNLSYDNQIKLLRVLQERKIRKIGGTKEIEVDVRVIAATNEDLEECIHKEDGFREDLYFRLNEFKIKLLPLRNRKSDIHSFANFFLEEANETLGKEIKGFSDKVEEKFEKYYWYGNLRELRNVVRRSALLTTGEFIELDALPQEIVHPSQLGYFEDVAEVSDEITDLKSITEDAERKAIESVLVKTNYNKTRTAEILKIDRKTLYNKMASYGIDV